A portion of the Epinephelus moara isolate mb chromosome 4, YSFRI_EMoa_1.0, whole genome shotgun sequence genome contains these proteins:
- the znf711 gene encoding zinc finger protein 711 → MDQGGGVLELHTQELKMPHAMIMQDFVAGMGGLAHIDGEHIVVSVPEGMLLSDVMTDEGILLEHELEVEGLETQVVQGLETEVVEGLETEVVESLHADVEGLEAEVVEGLQTQVVELEAQVVEGLEGEVEVEGLEAHVVEGLETEVDVEDLEAHVVEGLEEEVEVEGLEAEVVEGLEVDVESLQSQGVEAHEITTEDMVSSEHSVIMPENILGSEVAIEEALDHRHHHHHHVLTSDLIQDSNHHHDDMPDQVFVAELLSEHQDNTLDHQLVSEGLMVTEANSETIIHEQLPAEAVPLQTDEDDDARSSSEDYLMISLDEVGEKLDIGDTPLEISTEVMEDKESKEEDGSEVIKVYIFKAEADDDLGGTEVITEDDYQNGHPDLEAASSGRLGVGRDKMVYMAVKNHPKEEEDDDDDSDDDDDDDIGNTIDQVKNGAATQFLQIREGLGANRVLKPKTKKKKKGDTRQCQTAVIIGPDGMPLTVYPCHICGKKFRSRGFLKCHMKNHPDHLLKKKYQCTDCDFTTNKKVSFHNHLESHKLLSHNNERSPEYTEYTRRYHESSPLGSDKLIVKDREPKLHHCKYCDYETAEQGLLNRHLLAVHSKNFAHVCVECAKGFRHPSELKKHMRTHTGEKPYHCPHCEFRCADQSNLKTHIKSKHGADLPFKCSHCPQAYADARELQRHIEMVQGHKTHQCPHCEHKSTNSSDLKRHIISVHTKDFPHQCDVCEKGFHRPSELKKHAETHKGNKVHQCRHCNFNAPDTFTLSRHILSLHTKDLPFKCKRCRRGFRQPAELKKHMKTHSGRKVYQCQYCEYNSTDASGFKRHVISIHTKDYPHRCDYCTKGFRRPSEKSQHIARHHKDMLM, encoded by the exons ATGGATCAAGGAGGAGGGGTGTTGGAGCTACACACTCAGGAGCTGAAGATGCCCCACGCTATGATCATGCAAGACTTTG TTGCAGGAATGGGGGGTCTGGCTCACATTGACGGGGAGCACATTGTGGTGTCTGTGCCCGAGGGTATGCTTCTTTCTGATGTGATGACGGACGAGGGCATCCTCCTGGAGCATGAGCTTGAGGTGGAAGGCCTAGAGACTCAGGTGGTCCAAGGCCTAGAGACGGAGGTGGTTGAAGGCCTGGAGACAGAAGTGGTGGAGAGCTTGCATGCAGATGTTGAAGGCTTGGAGGCAGAAGTGGTTGAAGGGCTACAGACACAGGTGGTAGAGCTGGAGGCTCAGGTCGTCGAGGGCCTAGAGGGTGAGGTGGAAGTGGAGGGTCTGGAGGCGCACGTGGTGGAGGGCCTGGAAACTGAGGTAGATGTTGAGGACCTGGAAGCTCACGTTGTTGAGggtcttgaggaagaggtggaaGTGGAGGGTTTAGAAGCTGAGGTTGTTGAAGGCCTGGAGGTAGATGTGGAAAGTCTGCAGTCTCAAGGGGTTGAGGCCCATGAAATTACCACCGAAGACATGGTGTCCTCAGAACACAGCGTGATCATGCCTGAGAACATTCTGGGCTCAGAGGTTGCAATAGAGGAGGCTCTGGaccatcgtcatcatcatcatcatcatgtcctGACTTCAGACCTCATCCAGGACTCAAACCACCACCATGATGACATGCCGGACCAGGTGTTTGTGGCAGAACTACTGTCTGAGCACCAGGACAACACTCTGGACCACCAACTTGTGTCAGAGGGCTTGATGGTGACAGAGGCCAACTCTGAGACTATAATCCACGAACAGCTGCCAGCTGAGGCTGTTCCCCTGCAGACAGATGAGGACGATGATGCAAGAAGCAGCTCCGAGGATTACCTCATGATCTCCT TGGATGAGGTGGGAGAAAAGCTAGACATAGGAGACACTCCCCTGGAGATCAGCACTGAGGTGATGGAAGACAAGGAATCTAAAGAAGAGGACggctctgaagtcatcaaagtCTACATTTTCAAAGCTGAAGCAGATGACGATTTAG GTGGAACGGAGGTTATAACAGAGGATGATTACCAGAATGGCCATCCTGACCTGGAAGCGGCATCATCAGGCAGACTGGGAGTTGGCCGTGACAAGATGGTCTACATGGCAGTAAAGAACCAtccaaaagaagaagaggatgatgacgatgacagcgatgatgatgacgatgatgacatCG GTAATACCATTGATCAGGTGAAGAATGGAGCGGCTACACAATTTCTGCAAATCCGAGAGGGCCTGGGCGCCAACCGTGTCCTCAAACCTAAAactaagaaaaagaaaaaaggagacaCACGACAGTGTCAGACTG CTGTTATCATCGGACCAGATGGCATGCCTTTGACTGTCTACCCCTGCCACATATGTGGGAAGAAATTTCGCTCAAGAGGCTTCCTCAAATGTCATATGAAAAACCACCCGGACCACCTGCTTAAGAAGAAGTACCAGTGTACAGACTGCGACTTTACCACCAACAAAAAGGTCAGTTTCCACAACCACTTGGAGAGTCACAAGCTGCTGAGTCACAACAATGAGCGCTCTCCAGAGTACACCGAGTACACACGGCGCTACCACGAGTCCAGCCCCCTGGGCTCTGACAAGCTCATCGTCAAGGACCGGGAGCCCAAACTGCATCACTGCAAGTACTGCGATTACGAGACAGCTGAACAGGGCCTGCTCAACCGTCACCTCCTGGCTGTGCACAGTAAGAActttgcacatgtgtgtgtggagtgcgCCAAAGGCTTCCGACACCCGTCAGAGCTGAAGAAACACATGCGGACCCACACAGGCGAGAAGCCGTACCACTGCCCGCACTGCGAGTTCCGCTGTGCAGATCAGTCCAACCTAAAGACTCACATCAAGAGCAAGCACGGTGCAGATCTGCCTTTCAAGTGCAGCCACTGTCCCCAAGCCTACGCGGACGCACGGGAACTCCAGCGTCATATAGAGATGGTGCAAGGCCACAAGACCCACCAGTGCCCACACTGTGAGCACAAGAGCACCAACTCCAGTGACCTGAAACGACACATTATCTCTGTTCACACCAAGGACTTCCCTCATCAGTGTGACGTGTGTGAGAAAGGCTTTCACAGGCCCTCAGAGTTGAAGAAACACGCGGAGACGCACAAAGGCAACAAGGTGCACCAGTGCCGGCATTGTAACTTCAACGCTCCCGACACCTTCACTTTGAGTCGCCATATCCTGTCCTTGCATACGAAGGACCTCCCCTTTAAGTGCAAGCGCTGCCGGCGAGGCTTCCGGCAGCCCGCTGAGCTGAAGAAGCACATGAAGACGCACAGTGGTAGAAAGGTTTATCAGTGCCAGTATTGTGAGTATAACAGTACGGACGCTTCTGGCTTCAAGCGCCACGTCATCTCCATTCACACCAAGGACTACCCCCACCGCTGCGACTACTGCACCAAGGGCTTTAGGAGGCCTTCGGAGAAGAGCCAGCACATAGCCAGGCATCACAAAGACATGTTGATGTAA